A region from the Pungitius pungitius chromosome 16, fPunPun2.1, whole genome shotgun sequence genome encodes:
- the synj1 gene encoding synaptojanin-1 isoform X3 produces MAFSKGYRIYHKLDPPPYSVIVETRSREECLMFESGAVAVLSAAEKEAIKNSYAKILDAYGILGVLRLNLGDSMLHSLVVVTGCSSVGKVQDSEVFRVTQTDFISLNNDPGDEDRIAEVRKVLNSGHFYFAWSATGFSMDLSLNAHRRILEDTTDNRFFWNQSLHLHLKHYGVNCDDWLLRLMCGGVEVRTIYAGHKQAKACIFSRLSSERAGTRFNVRGTNDDGQVANFVETEQVIFLDDKVSSFIQIRGSIPLFWEQPGIQVGSHRVKLSRGFEANAPAFERHFTALRRLYGKQVIINLLGGKEGEHMLSKAFQSHLKASEHTSAVKMVNFDYHQNVKGGKADKLHSVLKPYLTKFIDECGFFYYTGETGIVRTQGGTLRTNCLDCLDRTNSVQAFFALEMLPKQLEEMGLTEKPQLVARFQEVFRTMWSANGDSVSKIYAGTGALDGKAKAGKLKDGARSVTRTIQNNFFDSSKQEAIDILRLGSTLNSDLADKARALLTTSSLYASPRVLLGMCQNHHKYTRPKQIRVCVGTWNVNGGKQFRSIAFRNQTLNDWLLDAPKKAGHPEFQDSKANPIDIFAIGFEEMVELNAGNIVSASTTNQKLWAAELQKNISRDHKYVLLASEQLVGVCLFVFIRPQHAPFIRDVAVDTVKTGMGGATGNKGGVAIRLLFHTTSICFVCSHFAAGQSQVKERNDDYSEITRRLTFPMGRLLYSHDYVFWCGDFNYRISMPNEEVKELIKQQNWDALTAGDQLLDQKNAGLVFRGFIEGKLDFAPTYKYDLFSEDYDTSEKCRTPAWTDRILWKRRKWNFNQTAEEMNVVGAASTSGETDDDPDNPWSAGTLKYYGRAELKTSDHRPVVSIIDVDILEVDPEARHQVYKEVIAQQGPPDGTILVSLCSSGPDDYFDDALIDELLDKFSHFGEVILIRFVEEKMWVTFLEGYSALAALSLSASTVLGKMLDIRLKSPGWIKSLEEEMSVERICGSIPTSASSTLLAEDTDMGDDDYDMEGDVDDEVEEILPQHLQPGAGSGPGSSPLPSPRGSPCPSPTHGEPVAPGRSSRGGQPSRPSQGPPVDFQPGAPTSIEPKRPPPPRPHAPPARPAPPQRPPPPSGGMSPMPVRKGSADCGEFPSPLFGRRGSQGPKSPALADCGEFPSPLFGRRGSQGPKSPALPRPDAARGQVAVGAPGPGGAPRPNIPPRAGVISMPPQSRPQPPSHPGAPRPIPEVHPGAPRPIPDTHPGAPRPVATGQVKPTDLPLGPPSSGPPPGQPPAARPQAPSSMQPPMQPQQATPTAQAPSPMQPQPAAPMGQAPSPMQTPMQPQQATPTGQAPSPMQTPMQPPMQPQQATPTGQVPSPMQAPMQPQHAAPTAHSQLPPPMQPTHTAPLQPQQAPKAGPVAAAAAAAGSPQGLASPKAPPRSRSSHTLPPDAAKSETAPAMQTNGLNGIQREAQWKPDPLDTLASGFLSSSSSSSWHTTQSLTRGSSLRSPPSAPSSTAASSCPLPSSTSFHPSALNPSPSLSSSLSTPSPFAASLLPPPPAPSRSRSQETLRASPGPFLTDPLPARPNSTNPFTGPLSHQQHRPLTPDFSVQHPAPTPNIQRSMSVLAQPLVPASAPTAAPAAHAFQLQRTTSLFGPPPAAPSAPAPLLPPAPSAFPSLPLAPASYVPPVLAPRRQPPPPAGKPNPRWVTFDDDLDFPPPTKGPQAPILPPSSLAPQLLPSSAVFDLEPDWLSSAPSVFPTLHPPVPSRTVNSTAKPPGEPGAECFFPRDPS; encoded by the exons ATGGCCTTCAGCAAGGGATATCGCATCTACCACAAGCTGGACCCACCCCCGTACAGTGTCATTGTGGAAACCAGGAGCCGGGAAGAATGCCTCATGTTTGAATCCGGGGCTGTCGCCGTTCTGT CGGCAGCAGAGAAGGAGGCCATTAAAAACTCCTATGCCAAGATTCTCGATGCTTATGGCATCCTGGGCGTCCTCCGCCTGAACCTGG GGGACTCCATGCTCCACAGTCTGGTGGTTGTGACAGGATGCAGCTCTGTGGGGAAGGTGCAGGATTCAGAGGTTTTCAGGGTCACACAGACAGACTTTATATCCCTGAATAATGATCCAGGAGATGAAGACCGGATCGCTGAAGTGCGAAAGGTCTTGAACTCGGGACACTTCTACTTCGCCTGGTCTGCCACTGGTTTCAGCATGGACTTGAGCCTCAATGCACATCGCAGGATCCTAGAGGACACTACGGATAACCGCTTCTTTTG GAACCAATCTCTGCACCTGCACCTGAAACACTACGGAGTAAACTGCGACGACTGGCTCTTGAGGCTGATGTGCGGAGGTGTAGAGGTCAGGACCATCTATGCAGGCCACAAACAGGCCAAGGCCTGCATCTTCTCCCGCCTCAGCTCGGAGCGTGCCGGCACTCGATTCAACGTCCGAGGAACCAATGACGACGGACAGGTGGCCAACTTTGTGGAGACTGAACAG GTTATTTTCCTGGATGACAAAGTCTCCTCCTTCATACAGATCCGTGGCTCCATTCCTCTTTTCTGGGAACAGCCAGGAATCCAG GTTGGTTCTCATCGTGTCAAACTCTCGAGGGGATTTGAGGCAAATGCTCCAGCATTCGAAAG aCACTTTACAGCACTGCGGAGGTTGTACGGTAAACAGGTGATCATCAACCTGCTCGGGGGTAAGGAAGGGGAACACATGCTCAGCAAAGCTTTTCAG AGTCACCTGAAGGCATCTGAGCACACGTCGGCCGTGAAGATGGTGAACTTTGACTACCATCAAAATGTGAAGGGGGGCAAAGCAGACAAACTCCACAGTGTCCTCAAACCCTACCTCACCAAGTTCATCGATGAGTGTGGCTTCTTCTACTACACGGGAGAGACCGGCATTGTGAG GACTCAGGGTGGGACCCTTAGGACCAACTGCCTGGACTGCTTGGATAGAACCAACAGTGTGCAGGCCTTTTTTGCACTGGAG ATGCTGCCAAAGCAGCTGGAGGAAATGGGTCTCACAGAGAAGCCCCAGCTGGTGGCCAGGTTCCAGGAGGTCTTCAGGACCATGTGGTCTGCCAATGGAGACTCCGTCAGTAAGATCTACGCGGGGACTGGTGCCCTGGATGGCAAGGCCAAG GCGGGAAAGCTAAAAGATGGCGCTCGCTCTGTGACCAGGACCATCCAGAACAACTTCTTTGACAGTTCCAAGCAGGAGGCGATAGACATCCTGAGGCTGGGCTCCACGCTCAACAGTGACTTGGCAGATAAGGCTCGGGCCTTGCTCACCACTTCCAGTCTCTATG CCTCCCCAAGAGTATTGCTGGGAATGTGTCAGAACCACCATAAATACACAAGGCCCAAGCAGATCCGAGTGTGCGTCGGCACCTGGAATGTCAACGGGGGTAAACAATTTCGCAGCATTGCCTTCCGCAACCAGACTCTCAACGACTGGCTGTTGGATGCTCCAAAGAAGGCGGGGCATCCCGAGTTCCAGG ACAGCAAAGCCAACCCCATTGATATCTTTGCCATCGGGTTTGAGGAAATGGTTGAACTAAATGCTGGAAATATCGTCAGTGCCAG CACCACGAACCAGAAACTGTGGGCTGCTGAGCTACAGAAAAACATTTCGCGGGACCACAAGTATGTGCTGCTTGCTTCAGAACAGCTGGTGGgagtgtgtctgtttgttttcatccGCCCGCAGCACGCACCCTTCATCAG GGATGTTGCGGTTGATACTGTTAAAACTGGCATGGGCGGGGCCACAGGCAACAAAGGAGGGGTGGCCATCCGCCTGCTCTTCCATACCACCAGCATCTGCTTCGTCTGCTCCCACTTTGCTGCTGGCCAGTCACAGGTCAAGGAGAGGAATGACGACTACAGCGAGATCACACGCAGACTCACCTTCCCCATg GGCCGTCTGCTGTACTCCCACGACTACGTTTTCTGGTGCGGGGACTTTAACTATCGAATCAGCATGCCCAATGAGGAGGTGAAAGAGCTGATCAAACAGCAAAACTGGGATGCCTTGACAGCTGGGGACCAGTTGTTGGATCAGAAGAATGCTGGTTTG GTGTTCCGAGGGTTTATAGAGGGGAAGTTAGATTTTGCTCCCACCTATAAATATGACCTCTTCTCAGAAGATTATGATACCAGTGAGAAGTGCCGCACACCAGCCTGGACTGACCGCATActctggaagaggaggaagtggaacTTTAATCAAACag CTGAGGAGATGAATGTAGTAGGAGCAGCTTCTACATCTGGGGAGACTGACGACGATCCAGATAACCCCTGGAGCGCTGGCACTCTGAAGTACTATGGCAGGGCTGAGCTTAAGACCTCGGACCACAG GCCCGTTGTTTCCATAATAGACGTGGACATCCTGGAGGTCGACCCCGAGGCGCGCCACCAGGTCTACAAGGAAGTCATTGCCCAACAGGGGCCTCCGGACGGCACCATCCTGGTGTCGCTCTGCTCCTCCGGCCCGGACGACTACTTTGACGATGCTCTCATAGACGAGCTGCTGGACAAGTTTTCTCATTTTGGAGAGGTCATCCTCATCAG GTTCGTTGAGGAGAAGATGTGGGTGACTTTCCTGGAAGGTTACTCTGCACTTGCTGCTCTTTCTCTCAGCGCTTCCACC GTCCTTGGCAAGATGCTCGACATCCGTCTAAAGAGTCCCGGCTGGATCAAgagtctggaggaggagatgagtgTGGAGAGAATCTGTGGAAGCATCCCCACCTCTGCCAGCTCCACCCTCCTCGCTGAGGACACGGACATGGGCGATGATGATTATGACATGGAAG GGGATGTCGACGACGAGGTGGAGGAGATTCTTCCCCAGCATCTTCAGCCTGGAGCCGGCTCTGGCCCCGgatcctcccctctcccctccccccgcggtagtccctgtccctcccccacccacggAGAACCCGTGGCCCCCGGCAGGTCTAGCCGTGGAGGGCAACCCTCCCGTCCATCACAAG ggCCTCCTGTTGACTTCCAGCCTGGTGCTCCCACATCTATAGAGCCAAAACGCCCACCCCCGCCTCGTCCCCACGCCCCCCCAGCCAGACCGGCGCCTCCCCAGCGCCCACCGCCACCTTCAG GCGGCATGAGCCCTATGCCAGTAAGGAAGGGCTCTGCAG ACTGTGGCGAGTTTCCCAGCCCACTGTTTGGTAGGAGAGGCAGTCAAG GACCAAAAAGCCCCGCTCTCGCAG ACTGTGGCGAGTTTCCCAGCCCACTGTTTGGTAGGAGAGGCAGTCAAG GACCAAAAAGCCCCGCTCTGCCCCGGCCAGACGCAG CTCGAGGACAGGTGGCAGTGGGAGCTCCTGGACCTGGAGGTGCTCCCAGACCC AATATTCCTCCTCGAGCCGGGGTAATCAGTATGCCCCCTCAGTCTCGCCCGCAACCTCCCTCTCATCCCGGAGCACCCAGACCCATCCCAGAGGTGCATCCTGGGGCCCCTCGGCCCATCCCAGACACCCACCCTGGAGCCCCTCGACCTGTGGCCACTGGCCAGGTCAAGCCGACTGACCTGCCTCTGG GTCCCCCTTCCTCGGGCCCTCCTCCTGGACAGCCCCCTGCAGCAAGACCCCAGGCTCCATCCTCTATGCAGCCACCCATGCAGCCCCAACAAGCCACCCCTACAGCTCAGGCTCCATCACCGATGCAGCCCCAACCAGCAGCCCCTATGGGTCAGGCTCCATCACCCATGCAGACACCCATGCAGCCCCAACAAGCCACCCCTACGGGTCAGGCTCCATCACCCATGCAGACACCAATGCAGCCACCCATGCAGCCCCAACAAGCCACCCCTACGGGTCAGGTTCCATCGCCCATGCAGGCGCCCATGCAGCCCCAACACGCTGCCCCTACTGCTCACTCCCAGCTCCCACCACCGATGCAGCCCACGCACACAGCTCCACTCCAGCCACAGCAGGCCCCTAAAGCAGGGCCCgtcgccgccgctgctgccgctgccggcTCTCCACAAGGTCTGGCCTCTCCTAAGGCCCCCCCTCGTTCCCGCTCCTCTCACACTCTGCCACCTGATGCTGCCAAGTCCGAGACGGCCCCGGCTATGCAG ACCAACGGACTGAATGGAatccaaagagaagcacaatGGAAGCCCGACCCCCTCGACACACTTGCTtctggtttcctctcctcctcctcgtcctcgtcctggcACACCACCCAGTCTCTGACCCGAGGCTCCTCCCTACGCTCTCCCCCCTCCGCTCCCTCGTCCACGGCCGCGTCCTCCTgccctctcccttcctccacctccttccatCCCTCCGCACTCAATCCGTCaccgtccctctcctcctcactttcCACCCCGTCCCCCTTCGCCGCCTCCCTGCTCCCGCCTCCTCCGGCCCCGTCACGCAGCCGCTCGCAGGAGACGCTGCGCGCCTCCCCGGGCCCCTTCCTGACCGACCCGCTTCCCGCCCGGCCCAACAGCACCAACCCCTTCACTGGCCCGCTGTCGCATCAGCAGCACCGCCCGCTTACGCCGGACTTCAGCGTCCAGCATCCCGCCCCGACGCCCAACATCCAGAGGAGCATGTCTGTTCTCGCTCAACCACTCGTCCCCGCCTCCGCTCCGACAGCGGCCCCCGCCGCGCACGCCTTCCAGCTCCAGAGGACCACGTCTCTGTTTGGCCCGCCACCCGCTGCTCCCTCGGCaccggctcctctgctcccccccgccccgtccgCGTTCCCCTCCTTGCCGCTGGCGCCAGCCTCGTACGTTCCGCCCGTCCTCGCGCCCCGTCGCCAGCCGCCTCCTCCGGCAGGGAAACCGAATCCTCGTTGGGTCACTTTTGATGACGATTTGGACTTTCCACCTCCAACCAAAGGGCCGCAGGCCCCCATCCTGCCCCCCAGCTCCCTGGCGCCCCAACTTCTGCCCTCGAGCGCCGTGTTCGACCTCGAGCCCGACTGGCTGTCCTCTGCCCCTTCGGTGTTCCCCACCCTGCACCCTCCCGTCCCAAGTAGAACTGTGAACAGTACCGCGAAGCCCCCGGGGGAACCCGGCGCCGAATGCTTCTTCCCCAGGGATCCCTCTTAA
- the synj1 gene encoding synaptojanin-1 isoform X2 yields MAFSKGYRIYHKLDPPPYSVIVETRSREECLMFESGAVAVLSAAEKEAIKNSYAKILDAYGILGVLRLNLGDSMLHSLVVVTGCSSVGKVQDSEVFRVTQTDFISLNNDPGDEDRIAEVRKVLNSGHFYFAWSATGFSMDLSLNAHRRILEDTTDNRFFWNQSLHLHLKHYGVNCDDWLLRLMCGGVEVRTIYAGHKQAKACIFSRLSSERAGTRFNVRGTNDDGQVANFVETEQVIFLDDKVSSFIQIRGSIPLFWEQPGIQVGSHRVKLSRGFEANAPAFERHFTALRRLYGKQVIINLLGGKEGEHMLSKAFQSHLKASEHTSAVKMVNFDYHQNVKGGKADKLHSVLKPYLTKFIDECGFFYYTGETGIVRTQGGTLRTNCLDCLDRTNSVQAFFALEMLPKQLEEMGLTEKPQLVARFQEVFRTMWSANGDSVSKIYAGTGALDGKAKLKDGARSVTRTIQNNFFDSSKQEAIDILRLGSTLNSDLADKARALLTTSSLYVTEPILQSASPRVLLGMCQNHHKYTRPKQIRVCVGTWNVNGGKQFRSIAFRNQTLNDWLLDAPKKAGHPEFQDSKANPIDIFAIGFEEMVELNAGNIVSASTTNQKLWAAELQKNISRDHKYVLLASEQLVGVCLFVFIRPQHAPFIRDVAVDTVKTGMGGATGNKGGVAIRLLFHTTSICFVCSHFAAGQSQVKERNDDYSEITRRLTFPMGRLLYSHDYVFWCGDFNYRISMPNEEVKELIKQQNWDALTAGDQLLDQKNAGLVFRGFIEGKLDFAPTYKYDLFSEDYDTSEKCRTPAWTDRILWKRRKWNFNQTAEEMNVVGAASTSGETDDDPDNPWSAGTLKYYGRAELKTSDHRPVVSIIDVDILEVDPEARHQVYKEVIAQQGPPDGTILVSLCSSGPDDYFDDALIDELLDKFSHFGEVILIRFVEEKMWVTFLEGYSALAALSLSASTVLGKMLDIRLKSPGWIKSLEEEMSVERICGSIPTSASSTLLAEDTDMGDDDYDMEGDVDDEVEEILPQHLQPGAGSGPGSSPLPSPRGSPCPSPTHGEPVAPGRSSRGGQPSRPSQGPPVDFQPGAPTSIEPKRPPPPRPHAPPARPAPPQRPPPPSGGMSPMPVRKGSADCGEFPSPLFGRRGSQGPKSPALADCGEFPSPLFGRRGSQGPKSPALPRPDAARGQVAVGAPGPGGAPRPNIPPRAGVISMPPQSRPQPPSHPGAPRPIPEVHPGAPRPIPDTHPGAPRPVATGQVKPTDLPLGPPSSGPPPGQPPAARPQAPSSMQPPMQPQQATPTAQAPSPMQPQPAAPMGQAPSPMQTPMQPQQATPTGQAPSPMQTPMQPPMQPQQATPTGQVPSPMQAPMQPQHAAPTAHSQLPPPMQPTHTAPLQPQQAPKAGPVAAAAAAAGSPQGLASPKAPPRSRSSHTLPPDAAKSETAPAMQTNGLNGIQREAQWKPDPLDTLASGFLSSSSSSSWHTTQSLTRGSSLRSPPSAPSSTAASSCPLPSSTSFHPSALNPSPSLSSSLSTPSPFAASLLPPPPAPSRSRSQETLRASPGPFLTDPLPARPNSTNPFTGPLSHQQHRPLTPDFSVQHPAPTPNIQRSMSVLAQPLVPASAPTAAPAAHAFQLQRTTSLFGPPPAAPSAPAPLLPPAPSAFPSLPLAPASYVPPVLAPRRQPPPPAGKPNPRWVTFDDDLDFPPPTKGPQAPILPPSSLAPQLLPSSAVFDLEPDWLSSAPSVFPTLHPPVPSRTVNSTAKPPGEPGAECFFPRDPS; encoded by the exons ATGGCCTTCAGCAAGGGATATCGCATCTACCACAAGCTGGACCCACCCCCGTACAGTGTCATTGTGGAAACCAGGAGCCGGGAAGAATGCCTCATGTTTGAATCCGGGGCTGTCGCCGTTCTGT CGGCAGCAGAGAAGGAGGCCATTAAAAACTCCTATGCCAAGATTCTCGATGCTTATGGCATCCTGGGCGTCCTCCGCCTGAACCTGG GGGACTCCATGCTCCACAGTCTGGTGGTTGTGACAGGATGCAGCTCTGTGGGGAAGGTGCAGGATTCAGAGGTTTTCAGGGTCACACAGACAGACTTTATATCCCTGAATAATGATCCAGGAGATGAAGACCGGATCGCTGAAGTGCGAAAGGTCTTGAACTCGGGACACTTCTACTTCGCCTGGTCTGCCACTGGTTTCAGCATGGACTTGAGCCTCAATGCACATCGCAGGATCCTAGAGGACACTACGGATAACCGCTTCTTTTG GAACCAATCTCTGCACCTGCACCTGAAACACTACGGAGTAAACTGCGACGACTGGCTCTTGAGGCTGATGTGCGGAGGTGTAGAGGTCAGGACCATCTATGCAGGCCACAAACAGGCCAAGGCCTGCATCTTCTCCCGCCTCAGCTCGGAGCGTGCCGGCACTCGATTCAACGTCCGAGGAACCAATGACGACGGACAGGTGGCCAACTTTGTGGAGACTGAACAG GTTATTTTCCTGGATGACAAAGTCTCCTCCTTCATACAGATCCGTGGCTCCATTCCTCTTTTCTGGGAACAGCCAGGAATCCAG GTTGGTTCTCATCGTGTCAAACTCTCGAGGGGATTTGAGGCAAATGCTCCAGCATTCGAAAG aCACTTTACAGCACTGCGGAGGTTGTACGGTAAACAGGTGATCATCAACCTGCTCGGGGGTAAGGAAGGGGAACACATGCTCAGCAAAGCTTTTCAG AGTCACCTGAAGGCATCTGAGCACACGTCGGCCGTGAAGATGGTGAACTTTGACTACCATCAAAATGTGAAGGGGGGCAAAGCAGACAAACTCCACAGTGTCCTCAAACCCTACCTCACCAAGTTCATCGATGAGTGTGGCTTCTTCTACTACACGGGAGAGACCGGCATTGTGAG GACTCAGGGTGGGACCCTTAGGACCAACTGCCTGGACTGCTTGGATAGAACCAACAGTGTGCAGGCCTTTTTTGCACTGGAG ATGCTGCCAAAGCAGCTGGAGGAAATGGGTCTCACAGAGAAGCCCCAGCTGGTGGCCAGGTTCCAGGAGGTCTTCAGGACCATGTGGTCTGCCAATGGAGACTCCGTCAGTAAGATCTACGCGGGGACTGGTGCCCTGGATGGCAAGGCCAAG CTAAAAGATGGCGCTCGCTCTGTGACCAGGACCATCCAGAACAACTTCTTTGACAGTTCCAAGCAGGAGGCGATAGACATCCTGAGGCTGGGCTCCACGCTCAACAGTGACTTGGCAGATAAGGCTCGGGCCTTGCTCACCACTTCCAGTCTCTATG TCACTGAGCCCATCTTACAATCAG CCTCCCCAAGAGTATTGCTGGGAATGTGTCAGAACCACCATAAATACACAAGGCCCAAGCAGATCCGAGTGTGCGTCGGCACCTGGAATGTCAACGGGGGTAAACAATTTCGCAGCATTGCCTTCCGCAACCAGACTCTCAACGACTGGCTGTTGGATGCTCCAAAGAAGGCGGGGCATCCCGAGTTCCAGG ACAGCAAAGCCAACCCCATTGATATCTTTGCCATCGGGTTTGAGGAAATGGTTGAACTAAATGCTGGAAATATCGTCAGTGCCAG CACCACGAACCAGAAACTGTGGGCTGCTGAGCTACAGAAAAACATTTCGCGGGACCACAAGTATGTGCTGCTTGCTTCAGAACAGCTGGTGGgagtgtgtctgtttgttttcatccGCCCGCAGCACGCACCCTTCATCAG GGATGTTGCGGTTGATACTGTTAAAACTGGCATGGGCGGGGCCACAGGCAACAAAGGAGGGGTGGCCATCCGCCTGCTCTTCCATACCACCAGCATCTGCTTCGTCTGCTCCCACTTTGCTGCTGGCCAGTCACAGGTCAAGGAGAGGAATGACGACTACAGCGAGATCACACGCAGACTCACCTTCCCCATg GGCCGTCTGCTGTACTCCCACGACTACGTTTTCTGGTGCGGGGACTTTAACTATCGAATCAGCATGCCCAATGAGGAGGTGAAAGAGCTGATCAAACAGCAAAACTGGGATGCCTTGACAGCTGGGGACCAGTTGTTGGATCAGAAGAATGCTGGTTTG GTGTTCCGAGGGTTTATAGAGGGGAAGTTAGATTTTGCTCCCACCTATAAATATGACCTCTTCTCAGAAGATTATGATACCAGTGAGAAGTGCCGCACACCAGCCTGGACTGACCGCATActctggaagaggaggaagtggaacTTTAATCAAACag CTGAGGAGATGAATGTAGTAGGAGCAGCTTCTACATCTGGGGAGACTGACGACGATCCAGATAACCCCTGGAGCGCTGGCACTCTGAAGTACTATGGCAGGGCTGAGCTTAAGACCTCGGACCACAG GCCCGTTGTTTCCATAATAGACGTGGACATCCTGGAGGTCGACCCCGAGGCGCGCCACCAGGTCTACAAGGAAGTCATTGCCCAACAGGGGCCTCCGGACGGCACCATCCTGGTGTCGCTCTGCTCCTCCGGCCCGGACGACTACTTTGACGATGCTCTCATAGACGAGCTGCTGGACAAGTTTTCTCATTTTGGAGAGGTCATCCTCATCAG GTTCGTTGAGGAGAAGATGTGGGTGACTTTCCTGGAAGGTTACTCTGCACTTGCTGCTCTTTCTCTCAGCGCTTCCACC GTCCTTGGCAAGATGCTCGACATCCGTCTAAAGAGTCCCGGCTGGATCAAgagtctggaggaggagatgagtgTGGAGAGAATCTGTGGAAGCATCCCCACCTCTGCCAGCTCCACCCTCCTCGCTGAGGACACGGACATGGGCGATGATGATTATGACATGGAAG GGGATGTCGACGACGAGGTGGAGGAGATTCTTCCCCAGCATCTTCAGCCTGGAGCCGGCTCTGGCCCCGgatcctcccctctcccctccccccgcggtagtccctgtccctcccccacccacggAGAACCCGTGGCCCCCGGCAGGTCTAGCCGTGGAGGGCAACCCTCCCGTCCATCACAAG ggCCTCCTGTTGACTTCCAGCCTGGTGCTCCCACATCTATAGAGCCAAAACGCCCACCCCCGCCTCGTCCCCACGCCCCCCCAGCCAGACCGGCGCCTCCCCAGCGCCCACCGCCACCTTCAG GCGGCATGAGCCCTATGCCAGTAAGGAAGGGCTCTGCAG ACTGTGGCGAGTTTCCCAGCCCACTGTTTGGTAGGAGAGGCAGTCAAG GACCAAAAAGCCCCGCTCTCGCAG ACTGTGGCGAGTTTCCCAGCCCACTGTTTGGTAGGAGAGGCAGTCAAG GACCAAAAAGCCCCGCTCTGCCCCGGCCAGACGCAG CTCGAGGACAGGTGGCAGTGGGAGCTCCTGGACCTGGAGGTGCTCCCAGACCC AATATTCCTCCTCGAGCCGGGGTAATCAGTATGCCCCCTCAGTCTCGCCCGCAACCTCCCTCTCATCCCGGAGCACCCAGACCCATCCCAGAGGTGCATCCTGGGGCCCCTCGGCCCATCCCAGACACCCACCCTGGAGCCCCTCGACCTGTGGCCACTGGCCAGGTCAAGCCGACTGACCTGCCTCTGG GTCCCCCTTCCTCGGGCCCTCCTCCTGGACAGCCCCCTGCAGCAAGACCCCAGGCTCCATCCTCTATGCAGCCACCCATGCAGCCCCAACAAGCCACCCCTACAGCTCAGGCTCCATCACCGATGCAGCCCCAACCAGCAGCCCCTATGGGTCAGGCTCCATCACCCATGCAGACACCCATGCAGCCCCAACAAGCCACCCCTACGGGTCAGGCTCCATCACCCATGCAGACACCAATGCAGCCACCCATGCAGCCCCAACAAGCCACCCCTACGGGTCAGGTTCCATCGCCCATGCAGGCGCCCATGCAGCCCCAACACGCTGCCCCTACTGCTCACTCCCAGCTCCCACCACCGATGCAGCCCACGCACACAGCTCCACTCCAGCCACAGCAGGCCCCTAAAGCAGGGCCCgtcgccgccgctgctgccgctgccggcTCTCCACAAGGTCTGGCCTCTCCTAAGGCCCCCCCTCGTTCCCGCTCCTCTCACACTCTGCCACCTGATGCTGCCAAGTCCGAGACGGCCCCGGCTATGCAG ACCAACGGACTGAATGGAatccaaagagaagcacaatGGAAGCCCGACCCCCTCGACACACTTGCTtctggtttcctctcctcctcctcgtcctcgtcctggcACACCACCCAGTCTCTGACCCGAGGCTCCTCCCTACGCTCTCCCCCCTCCGCTCCCTCGTCCACGGCCGCGTCCTCCTgccctctcccttcctccacctccttccatCCCTCCGCACTCAATCCGTCaccgtccctctcctcctcactttcCACCCCGTCCCCCTTCGCCGCCTCCCTGCTCCCGCCTCCTCCGGCCCCGTCACGCAGCCGCTCGCAGGAGACGCTGCGCGCCTCCCCGGGCCCCTTCCTGACCGACCCGCTTCCCGCCCGGCCCAACAGCACCAACCCCTTCACTGGCCCGCTGTCGCATCAGCAGCACCGCCCGCTTACGCCGGACTTCAGCGTCCAGCATCCCGCCCCGACGCCCAACATCCAGAGGAGCATGTCTGTTCTCGCTCAACCACTCGTCCCCGCCTCCGCTCCGACAGCGGCCCCCGCCGCGCACGCCTTCCAGCTCCAGAGGACCACGTCTCTGTTTGGCCCGCCACCCGCTGCTCCCTCGGCaccggctcctctgctcccccccgccccgtccgCGTTCCCCTCCTTGCCGCTGGCGCCAGCCTCGTACGTTCCGCCCGTCCTCGCGCCCCGTCGCCAGCCGCCTCCTCCGGCAGGGAAACCGAATCCTCGTTGGGTCACTTTTGATGACGATTTGGACTTTCCACCTCCAACCAAAGGGCCGCAGGCCCCCATCCTGCCCCCCAGCTCCCTGGCGCCCCAACTTCTGCCCTCGAGCGCCGTGTTCGACCTCGAGCCCGACTGGCTGTCCTCTGCCCCTTCGGTGTTCCCCACCCTGCACCCTCCCGTCCCAAGTAGAACTGTGAACAGTACCGCGAAGCCCCCGGGGGAACCCGGCGCCGAATGCTTCTTCCCCAGGGATCCCTCTTAA